In Geitlerinema sp. PCC 9228, the genomic window CGATATAAGAAACACCATTGAATTTCGTAGACTGGCGGCGGTTCCACAGATTCCACAGTTTTACCTCGGAACCATCGTCGCCTTTGGCAGTCAACCCTTCCGGAACCACTGTATAGGCGCAGCGAGTTCCCGTAAATCCGGCGTTTTTGGAGAAGGAACGAAACTCGATCGCGCATTCGGTAGCCCCTTCAATTTCGTAGATGGAGTGGGGAATTTCTGGGTCGGTGATGAATGCTTCGTAGGCGGCGTCAAATAGGATAATGGCGTCGTTTTCCCTAGCATAATTGACCCACTTTGTCAAGGTTTCTTTGGTCGCGATCGCACCTGTGGGATTGTTGGGAAAACACAGATAAATCAAATCCACGTTTTGCGACGGCAGGGGTGGCGTAAAGTCGTTTTCTGCATTCATGGGTAGGTAAACCAACCCCTCGTATTTGCCATCTTCGGTAGCACTTCCGGTGTGACCGGCCATTACATTGGTATCTACATAAACCGGATATACTGGGTCGGTGACGGCAATGGTGTTGTCATCGCCAAAAATATCTAAAATATTGCCAGTGTCGCATTTTGCCCCATCGGAAACAAATACTTCCGAGGCATTGATATGGCATCCCCTGGCTTGAAAATCGTGGGCAGCAATTTTTTCCCGCAGCCAAGCATACCCCTGTTCCGGACCGTAGCCGTGAAACGTAGCGCGATCGCTCATTTCGTCAACAGCTTTTTTCATCGCCTCGCAGCAAGCCGTTGGCAGGGGTTCGGTTACGTCGCCAATACCGAGTTTGATGATATCGGCGTTGGGATTTTCCTCTTTGAAAGCGTTCACCCGACGGGCAATTTCCGGGAACAGATACCCGGCTGTCAGTTTGAGGTAGTTGGTATTTGCTTTGGTCATTCCAGTTCCTAGTCGCTGTTCCTTAGTGTAGGATAGAGCGTTTGCCGTTCGGTGTTCAAGATTTGTTGGCTGCGATCGCGTTGTTGCCTGAAAGTGGCAGACAAAACTCGGAAACCCCTTTCCCTAGCTGACTTGCTGTCGCAGGGCAAAGGTATAGCGTTGGGTGGGAATATCGGTTATAAAATGAAAAGGGCGAATTTCGTCGATTTTTGCCAGGCGGTTGTCCGTACCGCAAAATCCTGGCGCTCTCATCAACAAAACATTGCCAAAGGAGCGCGGCTTTCTTTTTCAGGGGATTTTTACAGATTCAAGCTTTGAAAAAATAAGCAAAGATGGGGGTGATTCTCTTTTATATAAAATCCTACGGTAGACTTATAGAGAAACCCCCCTGTCATCCCCCGCAGGTTCGGGGGACGGCGACCCTTCGGCAAGCTCAGGGCATTGCAGCCGGGGGTTTGAGAGCGATTCAATCTGTTCAAGTGAATTTATATGACAACTCGAACGAGCGAAAAATTAGCGCCATTTGCGATAAACCATCGCTCCTAAAGACAACAGCAAGAAGCCAACCAAACTCCAAGTGGGGTTGAACAATCCACTTTCTACTGGTGTCTGGGTTTTCGCTTCCGTCGTGCCATCGTTGGGTTGAGTTTCCATCATCATCGGCTGGCTTTCATTAACTTGAATTTGAAATATTTTGGTGCTGCCGCTGACTTCATGGGTGACCACCAACAAAGGTTCGCCGTTGGGACTGTCTGCGGCGGGAATGAACTCCAAACCTTCCGGACCCAAATCGCCTGCCGTACCAGCTTCGGCGTTGCCTTCAAAATTGCGATTGTTGGTATATTGTACGAACTCCGGTGCCACGGGATTGGTAATGTCGTAAATCGCAACACCGCCGATGCGTTCCAAACCGATGAAAGCATAGGTGCGATCGCTGATGACTCCCGTTGCTATCCCTTCCGGTTCCGGTCCTTTGGCAATGCTGCGGGTGTCGAAGGAGTTGTTGGCGTCGTTGTCGGCGTTGAAATTATTGGGAAATTCTTCTGCAACAATGGTTTCTAGGGAGTTGCCGCTGTCGTATACCAAATTCCCGTTAGCATCCCAAATGGAAAAAGACCGAGCACCGTAGGAATACAATTGTTCAAATGCACCGTCGCCGTCGGTGTCGCCGCGAGAATTGGTCACTTCCAAGCGTCCCAAATTTTCCGGTCTTTGCAACTCGCTGGCGTTGGGGAACATGGTGCGGTCTAAGGTTAAATCTTGCACCTGCACTTCTTCGCTAAAACCGGGATAGTCGCGGCTGTCGCCTTCGTTGGCGGTGATGAGATAGGTTTCGCCGCCGGTGGTAAACGGTGCAATGCTGTCTGGCTGGTACATTCCCAGAACTGGTACCTGGTGAATGTCAATCTCGCCGTCTTCGTCGCTGGGGTCGATGCCGTTGCCTGGCTGGTTGTAGTTTTTATAGCCTAACGGCGCGATCGCTTCGACGCGACCCTGATTCAAATCTACCTTCGCCAAAGCATTATTTTCTTGTAAGGTCACCCAAGCCGTATCGTTGGTTGCGGCAACATATTCCGGTTCCAAATCTTGAGCCACCGTACCGCCAGGACCGTAAATTCTCACACCGGCGGCTTCCAATGCTGCTTGTTGGTCGTTGAATTGTGTAAAACCAACGGAAGTGACGGCTGCTGGGGTCAAAATATCGGACCCAACTTCACCCAAATTTCCAGGTAAATTCACGCGAATATTAACCAGCGACCTGGGTAAATCAATAACGCTTACCGAACCTTCCGGGTCGGCTACCAAATTGCCAGCGTCGTCGTAAATCGGTTCTCCCTCGTTGGCAACCACCACCTTCTCGCCGTTGGGGGTAAAGGTTATCATATCCGGCAAAACGCCAATCTCTACCTCGGCAAGGGGGCGATCGCCAGAAGAGAGGTTGGTTTGGTAAAATAGAGCCATACCGTTTGCCGTACCATCTTCCGCTTCCACAGCCACGGCAAGCTTGCCATCTTTGACATCCACGCTGTTGGCTCCCGCACCAAACGGCGTTACATCTATGGAAAATAGTAAAGTAGGGTTGGTGGGATTGCTCAGATCCAACACATCAATCGCATCTTTGTTGCCGTTGACCACGAACAACCGATTGGTATTGGGGTCGAAGGAGGCAATTTCCGCCGCACCTTCGTCAAAAACACCCGTTTGGTAGGTGCCAATAGGCATCAAATTGATGGCATTGGTGGGTTGCGGTGCCATAAAAAACGCTCCTCACACGTAACACAGGAAAAGGGAATTTCAGCAAATGCCAAATTCCGCGATCGAATATTGACTATACCATCAAACGACATCGATGGATGTTAGCCAAATTGCATGACGATTTTAAAAACCGGCGAACTCCCGAAAATCGGCTTCCGTGAGATGGCTGGCTTTCCCTCCCAAAACATTCGCCAGAACTTGTTCTCCTAGCAAAATCGCCGCACCGGTATCTGTCGCCACTACCGTTAGCTGGGAAAACTGCAAGCCACCAGCCAACCCCAGCGTATCGAGACCATCGGTAAAATCCGCAATGGTATCTACCCCAGTATTTGTCGAAAGCACAAAAACATCGTTTCCGGAACCGCCAAACAGCAAATTGTTCCCCAAATCCCCAAGCAAAACGTCATCTCCGGCATCGCCGAAAACAATATCCCCATCAACACCGCCAAATAACGTATCGTTGCCGGCACCACCAGCCAGTTCGTCGGCACCCTGGGAAGCCAACACCCAATCGTCGCCATCGCCGGCACACAGGAAATCGTTACCACTGTCACCAATCAAGGTATCGTCGCCAGTATTACCAACGATCGTATCGCTGCCGAGGTCTCCGGAAACCGAATCGTTGCCAGCATTGCCTACCAGTTGGTCATCTCCAGACCCTCCAAGCAGGGTATCGCTGCCGGTTCCCCCCAGCAACGTATCGCTATCGACATCACCAAACAGGAAATCGCGACCGTCGCCGCCAACCAGTAGGTCAGCTTGCGGGGAGTTCAAAACGGTTTCGCCGGTTTCGCCGCCATTGGCAGCCAGAGAACTATCTCCCAACAACACATCGTTGCCAACACCGCCGTTGAGAATATCACTTCCTAAGTCCCCTTGAATGAGATCGTTGCCAGATTCGCCAAAGGCCAAATCGCGATCGCGACCGCCACGGAAGGTATCGTCACCGCTACCGCCAAGCAAAATATCTTCGGCGGCACCGCCAAGCAAAACGTCGTTGCCGCTGTCTGCTTCTATGCGATCGCTACGGTCGCTTCCCTGTAAAACCTCGTCGCCACCATTGCCAGCGATGGTTCCGTTGGTGACGGGAACTGTGGTAATTTCGGTAACAATTTCTACCGGACAGCGATCGCTGTTGGGGATGATAGGCTCTAAAACTCGTATGCTGACAGTATCCGTATCGCTGACGCCACCATTGCTGGCGGTGAGTTCTACGGTCGTTTCTCCAAAAAAACCAGCATTGGGAGTAAATATCAAACCATCTAAAGCGGCATCGAGGCTTGTGGGAGAACCAGCAACCACGAACTGCGAGTCGTTGTCGCCGTCTCCAGACAAAAAGTTGATGTTAGGAGTTGGGTCGAGGGTTAAAGTTCCGTTGCTGGTGTTGGTGGTAACGGTAATCATGTTGTTGTCGGTGGCGTTGAGGGTGATATTTTCCAGTGCGATCGCGGTGTTGAATGGTGTTTGCAGATTGCCACCGGCAATAATTTCGATCGAAGATGGGTTTGGAGATGGCACAGATGACGGTGGTGATGTGGGAAACTGTTCGCCGCCAGTTGTTGTATTGCCTACATCAATGGTAAAGGTTTTGCTAGAGGGAGCAAACAATTCCCCGTCAGAGGCATTCCAGTCAAACGCTAGGGTTCCGGTAAAATCGCTATCCACGCGAACGCTTAACTGGGAGATATCTGCAGCTGCGATCGCTTCTGGTGCAGAAATGGTTTCTCCGTTGAGAAGCAAATTACTGTTTTCCGGCAAGGAATCGATACGAATGCCAGCTAACGGGGAACCTTCTGGGTCGGTAAAAACATTGGTAAAAAATTGGGAGGTTAATGCGATCGTACCGCTGGCATCCGGCGTCGCTGCAATGCTGATATTGTCTATACTGGGAGGATTGTTGGTCGCCTCCGGTAAATCCTTTAAATTCACCGTCACCGGTTGCGGATCGCTGGTGGCATTGCTGTCGCTAACTTGTACTTGCAAATCGAAGCTGGGATTGCTTTCAAAATCCAAATCTTCTGTATCGCCAACTGCTATTTCCCCAGTATCAGGATTGATAGAAAATGCGGGAATACCGTTGCCATTGGGGTCGGCGTTGCTGATAATTTGCCAGTTCTGTAAGGGGTCGTTTTCCGGATCGATGGCTGTCACCGTACCCACCAAAGTGCCTTGGCTGCTGTTTTCATCAATATTGAAAGT contains:
- a CDS encoding choice-of-anchor I family protein, with translation MAPQPTNAINLMPIGTYQTGVFDEGAAEIASFDPNTNRLFVVNGNKDAIDVLDLSNPTNPTLLFSIDVTPFGAGANSVDVKDGKLAVAVEAEDGTANGMALFYQTNLSSGDRPLAEVEIGVLPDMITFTPNGEKVVVANEGEPIYDDAGNLVADPEGSVSVIDLPRSLVNIRVNLPGNLGEVGSDILTPAAVTSVGFTQFNDQQAALEAAGVRIYGPGGTVAQDLEPEYVAATNDTAWVTLQENNALAKVDLNQGRVEAIAPLGYKNYNQPGNGIDPSDEDGEIDIHQVPVLGMYQPDSIAPFTTGGETYLITANEGDSRDYPGFSEEVQVQDLTLDRTMFPNASELQRPENLGRLEVTNSRGDTDGDGAFEQLYSYGARSFSIWDANGNLVYDSGNSLETIVAEEFPNNFNADNDANNSFDTRSIAKGPEPEGIATGVISDRTYAFIGLERIGGVAIYDITNPVAPEFVQYTNNRNFEGNAEAGTAGDLGPEGLEFIPAADSPNGEPLLVVTHEVSGSTKIFQIQVNESQPMMMETQPNDGTTEAKTQTPVESGLFNPTWSLVGFLLLSLGAMVYRKWR
- a CDS encoding cadherin domain-containing protein — translated: SLPNHGTLSLNGIPLAVGETFTQQDIDSSNLVYQHDGSKDPNIDNFDFALIENGTTAIVDTFAIAISEVEVNNPPEVAAATFNIDENSSQGTLVGTVTAIDPENDPLQNWQIISNADPNGNGIPAFSINPDTGEIAVGDTEDLDFESNPSFDLQVQVSDSNATSDPQPVTVNLKDLPEATNNPPSIDNISIAATPDASGTIALTSQFFTNVFTDPEGSPLAGIRIDSLPENSNLLLNGETISAPEAIAAADISQLSVRVDSDFTGTLAFDWNASDGELFAPSSKTFTIDVGNTTTGGEQFPTSPPSSVPSPNPSSIEIIAGGNLQTPFNTAIALENITLNATDNNMITVTTNTSNGTLTLDPTPNINFLSGDGDNDSQFVVAGSPTSLDAALDGLIFTPNAGFFGETTVELTASNGGVSDTDTVSIRVLEPIIPNSDRCPVEIVTEITTVPVTNGTIAGNGGDEVLQGSDRSDRIEADSGNDVLLGGAAEDILLGGSGDDTFRGGRDRDLAFGESGNDLIQGDLGSDILNGGVGNDVLLGDSSLAANGGETGETVLNSPQADLLVGGDGRDFLFGDVDSDTLLGGTGSDTLLGGSGDDQLVGNAGNDSVSGDLGSDTIVGNTGDDTLIGDSGNDFLCAGDGDDWVLASQGADELAGGAGNDTLFGGVDGDIVFGDAGDDVLLGDLGNNLLFGGSGNDVFVLSTNTGVDTIADFTDGLDTLGLAGGLQFSQLTVVATDTGAAILLGEQVLANVLGGKASHLTEADFREFAGF
- a CDS encoding LL-diaminopimelate aminotransferase, translating into MTKANTNYLKLTAGYLFPEIARRVNAFKEENPNADIIKLGIGDVTEPLPTACCEAMKKAVDEMSDRATFHGYGPEQGYAWLREKIAAHDFQARGCHINASEVFVSDGAKCDTGNILDIFGDDNTIAVTDPVYPVYVDTNVMAGHTGSATEDGKYEGLVYLPMNAENDFTPPLPSQNVDLIYLCFPNNPTGAIATKETLTKWVNYARENDAIILFDAAYEAFITDPEIPHSIYEIEGATECAIEFRSFSKNAGFTGTRCAYTVVPEGLTAKGDDGSEVKLWNLWNRRQSTKFNGVSYIVQRGAEAVYSDAGQKQIRALIDFYLENAKIIREKLSKAGLTVYGGVHAPYLWVKAPSGYSSWDLFDMLLQKANVVGTPGSGFGSAGEGYFRISAFNSRKNVETAMQRIVENLQV